From Cellvibrio zantedeschiae, the proteins below share one genomic window:
- a CDS encoding PilZ domain-containing protein, giving the protein MNERRLFERTTTSVRVEMSNPSFGTIVGFAKDVSDGGAQVQIENQPCPPIGTEVMVMFRKSIGPINHEPVRMKVMHQFRNTIGLMFVR; this is encoded by the coding sequence GTGAACGAAAGACGTCTATTTGAGCGGACCACCACGTCAGTGCGAGTGGAAATGAGCAATCCCAGTTTTGGCACTATTGTAGGTTTTGCTAAAGACGTATCAGATGGCGGTGCACAGGTGCAAATTGAAAACCAACCTTGCCCTCCGATCGGAACAGAGGTCATGGTGATGTTTAGAAAATCCATTGGCCCAATTAACCATGAGCCTGTACGCATGAAAGTGATGCACCAGTTCAGGAATACTATTGGTTTAATGTTTGTACGTTAA
- a CDS encoding leucine-rich repeat domain-containing protein, whose protein sequence is MHSKYIYKILGVILVSTIAGCKNYSVSVNNNIVYTPPSLFKDFTIADAHLRSCVEQTILDNKISKAEDLKQLNCSHAGISSLAGLEKFHAIEQLNLAENSLQSVAPITNFSKLKVLILRKNNLTSAEPLLHLLALKEVDVSDNAKLACRDLKQLATNFQHGNLKLVLPEQCH, encoded by the coding sequence ATGCACAGCAAATATATCTACAAAATCCTTGGCGTAATTTTGGTAAGCACTATCGCTGGCTGCAAAAATTACTCAGTTAGTGTGAACAACAATATTGTTTATACACCGCCATCATTATTTAAAGACTTCACAATTGCAGATGCTCACTTACGTTCATGTGTTGAGCAAACAATTCTGGACAACAAAATCTCCAAAGCTGAAGACTTAAAGCAGCTCAACTGCAGCCATGCGGGCATTAGTTCACTCGCCGGGCTGGAAAAGTTTCATGCAATTGAACAATTAAATCTGGCTGAGAACTCGCTGCAATCCGTAGCGCCCATTACCAACTTCAGTAAATTGAAGGTCTTGATCCTACGCAAAAATAACTTAACCAGTGCTGAACCATTGTTGCATCTGTTAGCGCTGAAAGAAGTGGATGTTTCAGATAACGCAAAATTAGCGTGCCGCGATTTAAAACAGCTCGCCACTAATTTTCAGCATGGGAATTTGAAGCTGGTATTGCCAGAGCAGTGCCACTAA
- the purC gene encoding phosphoribosylaminoimidazolesuccinocarboxamide synthase has translation MEKREELYAGKAKSVYKTDDPDRVIMVFRNDTSAFDGKRIEQLDRKGMVNNKFNAFIMGKLQAAGIPTHFEKLLSDNEVLVKKMEMIPVECVVRNLAAGSLVRRLGVQEGLELNPPTFELFLKNDALGDPMVNESHVQSFGWATTEQLARMKELTFKINAVLKELFASGNMLLVDFKVEFGLFKGEVILGDEFSPDGCRLWDKDTREKLDKDRFRQNLGNVVESYEIVGNRLGLTF, from the coding sequence ATGGAAAAGCGCGAAGAGCTCTATGCGGGCAAAGCCAAATCTGTTTACAAAACCGATGATCCAGATCGCGTGATCATGGTTTTCCGTAACGATACCTCTGCATTCGATGGTAAGAGAATCGAGCAGTTGGATCGTAAAGGTATGGTGAACAACAAGTTCAATGCCTTCATCATGGGTAAGTTGCAAGCAGCAGGTATTCCAACTCACTTTGAAAAGTTGTTGTCCGACAACGAAGTGCTTGTGAAAAAAATGGAAATGATTCCGGTTGAATGCGTTGTGCGCAATCTAGCTGCTGGTTCGTTGGTGCGTCGTTTGGGGGTGCAAGAAGGTTTGGAATTGAATCCACCTACCTTTGAACTGTTTTTGAAAAATGATGCGCTCGGTGACCCAATGGTTAACGAATCGCACGTTCAATCTTTTGGTTGGGCGACCACTGAACAATTGGCACGCATGAAAGAATTAACGTTCAAAATTAACGCCGTTTTAAAAGAATTGTTTGCTAGCGGCAATATGTTGCTGGTGGATTTCAAAGTGGAATTCGGTTTGTTCAAAGGCGAAGTTATTCTGGGTGATGAGTTCTCTCCCGATGGCTGCCGCCTGTGGGATAAAGACACGCGCGAGAAATTGGATAAAGACCGCTTCCGTCAAAATTTAGGGAATGTTGTTGAGTCTTATGAAATTGTAGGTAACCGTTTGGGTTTAACCTTTTAA